From Alloacidobacterium dinghuense:
TTTCTTTGGCCGTGCTTCAGACGCGAGCGCAGCAAACCACATCTCAACCGCAATCGACTGAGCAGACGCAGCCGACACAAACGTCGCCGCAGGAGCGTGCTCAGGTACTGCGCCAGGCGCAGGAGAGGGTCAAGGCTCGCCGGAAACTGCGCGATCAGCAGACCATCCAGGATACGTACACGCACAAATATGAGGCGTATTTCGGCGGAAACTACCTGCGTTTCCATCCGGGCGATCATCTGCAGCGCATCAATGAAAAAGGCTGGCATGCAGGCATCACCGACTATGCCTTCGGTAAAATCGGCATCACCGTCGATGGGCGCGGATACTACGGGACGACCTACACTGGACCAAATCCCTACGGCGTTTACCAGCCGAGTATCAGCCAATACACCTTTATGGGCGGGCCAACGGTTCGCTTCTTCGAAGGCGTCCATTGGGCATGGACGGGCCACGTCCTGGCTGGCGTAGGTCATGGCAATTTCGGCACCGGCACCGGAGGTCTGCCTCCCGAGCTGATCGGCCTCTATAGCGATGGCAACGCCTTTAACCTGACGGCCGGAGCGTCAGTGGATTACAACCTGAGTCCGACATTGGCGGTACGCCTGACCCCAAGCTATCTGATGAGCCGTTATGGCGGGTCCACGCAGAACAACCTCGGCTTTACCGCAGGTGTTGTCTGGCGCTGGGGAAGGCAGTAGCTTGGCTGCTTAAATAACAAAAGGCCGCGCTGATGTGTGCGCGGCCTTTTGTGTTTCTAGGCAAGAATCGGTACACCACCGAGGCGGGATTGAATCCGCGCCTGCCATTCCTTCGGCCCCGTCTGATGCACTGACGTGCCTTTCGAATCGACGGCGACCGTCACCGGCATGTCGGCAACCTCAAACTCGTAGATTGCCTCCATGCCCAGATCCTTAAAAGCAACAATGCGAGAAGCCTTGATGGCCTTCGAAACCAGATAGGCCGCGCCGCCCACCGCCATCAGATAGACCGCGCGGTTATCACGAATCGCTTCGATCCCTGCTGGACCGCGTTCTGCCTTGCCCACCATGCCGATCAATCCCGTCGATTCAAGCATTTGGCGCGTAAATTTGTCCATGCGCGTTGCTGTTGTGGGACCGGCAGGGCCGACAACTTCGTCGCGAACCGGATCGACGGGGCCGACGTAGTAGATAAAGCGATTCCTAAAATCGACGGGCAGCGCTTCGCCGCGATTGAGCATGTCAGTGATGCGCTTATGCGCAGCATCTCTTCCGGTCAAAAGTTTGCCATTGAGCAAAAGCACTTCACCCGGCTTCCACGTCGCTACTTCATCGCGCGTTACCGCGTCCAGATTTACACGGCGAGCGGTGGAGGTGTCATAAGTGAGTTCTGGCCAGTCTTCAAGTGACGGAGGATCGAGCGCCACCGGCCCTGAACCATCGAGCACAAAATGCGCATGCCGGGTAGCGGCACAATTCGGAATCAGTGCGATGGGCAAGTTCACGGCATGCGTCGGATAGTCACGAATCTTTACGTCAAGCACGGTCGTAAGGCCGCCGAGCCCTTGTGCTCCGATGCCAAGCTCGTTGATCTTCCTGTACAACTCAATCCGCAGCTCTTCAACCCGGTTTTGCGGACCGCGCTCCATCAGATCCTGAATATCAATCGGCTCCATCAGCGCCTCTTTGGCCAGCAGCATCGCTTTCTCAGCCGTCCCGCCAATGCCAATTCCAAGCATTCCCGGCGGGCACCAGCCCGCGCCCATCGTTGGAACGGTCTTCAGCACCCACTCAACAATTGAATCCGATGGATTGAGCATGACAAACTTCGACTTGGCTTCGGAACCGCCGCCCTTGGCCGCGACGATGACTTCAACTTCGTCGCCCTTGACCAACTGCACGTTGACCACCGCAGGTGTGTTGTCGCGTGTGTTCTTGCGCGCTCCCGCCGGATCCGAGAGAATCGAAGCGCGCAGAATATTGTCGGGATGCAAATATGCCCGGCGCACGCCTTCGTTCACCATCTCTTCAACGGTCAACTCGGCGTCCCATCGCACCTCCATCCCGACCTTCAGGAAAACCGTCACGATGCCCGTATCCTGGCAGAGAGGACGATGGCCCTCGGCGCACATGCGCGAATTGATCAGAATCTGCGCCATCGCATCTTTCGCTGCAGGTGACTCTTCGCGCTCGTATGCCTTCGCGAGGTTGGTGATGAAGTCCTTTGGATGGTAATAACTGATGTACTGTAGCGCGTTCGCGACGCTCTGAATCAGGTCTTCCTGCTTGATGGCTGCCATGAAAGCTTCGAATTCCTCTGCTCTTTCAGGATAAACGAATTACTCTTCATCCATCTTCGGTGTTAACCTCGGCGTTGCCCATGGCCAAAAATGAATTTTTCTATCCACTCGATCGTCTAATCTAGAATGATGGACGGCAACAGCCACTCTCCCGAAATTTTTGACGTCCTTGTGATCGGCGCTGGCCCGACAGGCATGGCCTGTGCCATTGAGGCGCAGCGCGCTGGATTGCGCAGCGTTCTGGTGGACAAGGGATGTCTATGCAATTCGCTCTTTCACTACCCCTCTCACATGACCTTCTTCACTACTCCCGAGTTGCTGGAGATTGGCGACATTCCGTTTCCAAGTGTGAACCAGAAGCCCGTACGCAATGAAGCCCTGGAGTATTACCGCAAGGTGGCCGACCACTATCAGCTCGACATTCGCCAATACCAGAACGTCGATTCGATTTCTGGCGCAGACGGCGATTTTCGCGTACACGTCACCGATCGTTTCGGGCGCAAGTTCGCTCATCGTGCGCGCAAACTTGTTGTTGCCACGGGCTACTACGACTTGCCGAACTTTCTCGGCATCTCCGGTGAAGAGCTGCCGAAGGTCCATCACTATTACGATGATCCTCACCCTTACTACAATCTCGATGTGCTGGTAATCGGGGGCAAGAACTCCGCTGCGATTGCGGCGCTCGACCTCTGGCGTCACGGCGCGCGCGTAACGCTAGTGCACCGCGGACCGCGCATGCACAGGCACGTGAAGTACTGGATACTTCCTGATATTGAGAATCGGATCAGGAATCATGAGATCACCGCATATTTTGAGAGCAACGTTGAGGGGATTCGTGAGGACTCTGTCATCCTGAAGACGCCGGAAGGTTTGCTGACGATCAAGAATGATTACGTCTTCGCCATGACGGGATATCATCCGGATTTTGATTTCCTCACGGCGCTCGGCGTCGATCTTGAGGGCGAGGACCGTTGTCCCGCATGCGATCCAAAGAGTCTCGAAAGTAACGTGGCCGGCATCTATCTTGCGGGCGTCATCATTGCCGGCGAAAGGACCAATGAGATCTTCATTGAGAATGGCCGTTTTCATGGTCGTCAAATCGCATCAGACCTGAAGGAGAAGCTCTCAACTCCCGTGAGAGCATAAACTGAATAGTGCTTTCTCCCGTATGCTGGGCGAATCGAGCGCAAGCGTAACCGGTCCCTTGGAACTATGGCTTTATTCCGGCCTCGAACAATCCGCGGTCAGTTGATTGCGAGCCTCGTGCTCTTCGAGCTGCTGGTGCTCGCTGTCTTCGCCGTCTTTCTTGTTCGTGAACAACAGAAAGAGCTGCAACAGCGCGTCGACCGGCGCCTGGAGTACCAGGGATCCCAGCTGGCGTTTCACGCGGGTGCACTGCTTGCCGAGAACAAGACAGAAACACTTCAGACCCTCGTCAACTCGATGCTGGATTTTCCCAGCATCGGGAGTGTACAAATCACCGACCTTCAGGGCGTCACGCAGGTCGGTACCGGTCCTTCGACGAAGGGAACGCTGAGCCTGACATCAGTCGAGCGCAACTATCTGCGCAGCCTTGATAAACCCACGCTCTTCACGCTCAAGGATAACGTCCGGGAGATCGTCGCACCGGTCAAGGTGAACGGTAGGCTGGAAGCTCTGGTCTGGATCTATCCCAATGAAGACGCAGACCGTTTACAGCTCCATTCATTGCTGCGCATCACGCTTTTTTCCGCCGTGGTAGCCGTACTTGGCTGCACGCTGCTGGCGACATTCATGGCGCGCACAATTACAAAGCCGCTGAATGTTCTTATGCAGGCCACGCGGCAGATCGTGCGTGACCCCGAGGACACATCCTCATTTCCGCTCCAGATTTCTTCGACGAATGAAGCCGCCGACCTCACCATGGCCTTCAACATGATGGTCACCTCCATCGAAGAGCAGCGCGCAGGGTTGAACGATACGCTGGCTCTTCTGGATTCCATGCTGGCCAACGCTCCGATCGGGTTTGCATTCTTCGATCGCAAGTTTCGTTTCGTGCGAGTGAATCAGTTCTTTGCCAGCATGAACCAGAGTTCGATCAGCCGTCATCTTGGCCGCACCGTTTCTGACATCTTTCCGGAATCGGCAGCCAGTCCTATTCGGCACGCGATTGATTCAGTTTTTGAAACAGGAGCACCGGTGCAGGATCTTGAAGTCACCGGAGAATTCGAAGACCATCCCGGACGCGTGCGCAGCTGGCTGGTGAACATCTATCCCGTTCGCACGAGCTCGAATGCAGTGCGCTGGGTCGGAGCGGTGATCGTCGATACCACGCAGCGCCGCAATTCTGAAGACGCCTTGCGCAAGACCGAAAAGCTGGTCGCCACAGGACGTCTAGCGGCTTCGATTGCGCATGAGATCAACAATCCTCTGGAGGCAGTCACGAATCTTCTTTATCTGATTCGCCTGCAGGACTCGCTCTCGGTTGATACCCTGCGCTACGTCGAACTGGCTCAGCATGAAGTAGCTCGCGTATCTGAGATTACCCAGCAGACGCTGCGCTTTTACCGTCAATCTACATTGCCCGTTACCGCAAAAGTCAGCGAGTTGATGGATTCCGTGCTGACCTTGCATCAAGGGCGTGTGAACTCACTTCAAGTCGAAGTTCGGCGCTTCTATGAGCCGGAAGTCGACCTCTTCTGTTTCGCAGGCGAGGTGCGGCAGCTTTTTGCGAACTTGATTGGGAATGCTCTCGATGCCATGATGCCTGGCCCGGGACAGTTGGTACTCAGTGTGCGGCGTTCGCGTTCCTGGCGCGACTCGGATATCGAGGGTGTCCGCGTCTCTGTCATGGACACAGGCTGCGGGATGACAGACGAGGTACGTGGTCGGATCTTTGAGCCGTTTTTCACCACAAAGGAAGCGACCGGTACCGGCTTGGGACTATGGGTAAGCGCTGAGATTGTGCGCAAGCATCACGGTACTGTTCGTATTCGTAGTCGCGCAAGCGTGGATGGTCAGAGCAATGGAGATTTTCGTTCGGGAACTGTCTTCATGCTCTTCTTTCCTTTGGTGCGCGGAGAAGAAGTGCCGGAGGAGAGCCTGCAGGCAAACTCGCAAAGCGTCTAGTGCAGCACGACCGGCTTCATCGATTGCAGGGCACAACTTGATATCGGTCGCGCACCCGCATACTTCGACTTCGTGACATGGAAGCGATGCAATTGCATGTAACGCACGCGCAGGCCGTCCACGGTCGCGGGCATCGCCTTCGCCACTTTGTTCAGATCGACCAAAACCAGCAGAGCTGCTTCCTGAGGATTGTCCCGGCTCTGGGTCACGCCCACCCCAAAGATCGCCGGATCGGCGAGGAATTGCGGAGCGTATGCGCGTGCAATTGCAGCCGCATTGCTGAGCGCTGTCGATGAAAGCTGTATCCCGGCAGTATAGGCGGGAAGCTTCGGAGCGCTGCCGTTCGCGATGCTTTGCGCATCCGTCAGGATGACCGCAGTGCGCACCCCGGCGATGGTTTGCGGGACCATCGTGTTTGGTCGTGTCTTGTCAACGTAGACGGCTACAGCGGCCTCCCCAGGACTGTCCGCGCTCTTTCCGGCTACAACGCCGAGAACGCCTTTCTCGTGGTTCACAATTTCCGCAGCCGCATTCTGTGCCGCGTTCTTTGCCTGCGCGTCTGCAGTTTGCGAAAGTTCAGGGAGCGCAGCCGCAGTCTCTGCATTTTTGTCGTAGTTCAGGCACGTAATCGGATGTCCGGTTTTGCTGCCTACGATGCTCAGCTTCGATCCAGTCTGATTTCCCAGCTCGGTCAGCACATCGCCGATAGGATTGGCGATGCTCAATCCGTTGCCATTCCCGTCCGTCCCTCCAGCGTAGAAAAGTCCAACCGGTTGAGCATTGGCCGCATCAAGAACGAGCGAGCCCGAATCGCCGCTATCGGAAAAGCTGTCGCCGCCAATGCCGATCTGCCCTGTGAATGTCTTGGTGTAATAAGGCTGGGTCTCGGCACAATCCTTGTAGTAGTCAACTTTTACCGCGAGATTTACGCTCTCCACCGTAGAGCAGGTCAGTCCCGTGGTGCGGCCGCTCTTAACCACGCGCAATCCATCAAGGTTCTCCGCATTCAAGGTCTCTCCGTTGCCGGAGACAGGAGGAGCAGCATTCAAAGATGCGCCGATTCCACCTCCAGTCTGCCCAAGCTGCAGAATGCTGCCGTCAGAATTGATAGCGCCCGGTGTCACCGCGGCGAGCGCGGCATCGACATTCGATTCATTGGTCGCAAGCGGCACGAAATAACGCAGCGTGC
This genomic window contains:
- a CDS encoding outer membrane protein is translated as MFRSNRFYPVLAITIFSLAVLQTRAQQTTSQPQSTEQTQPTQTSPQERAQVLRQAQERVKARRKLRDQQTIQDTYTHKYEAYFGGNYLRFHPGDHLQRINEKGWHAGITDYAFGKIGITVDGRGYYGTTYTGPNPYGVYQPSISQYTFMGGPTVRFFEGVHWAWTGHVLAGVGHGNFGTGTGGLPPELIGLYSDGNAFNLTAGASVDYNLSPTLAVRLTPSYLMSRYGGSTQNNLGFTAGVVWRWGRQ
- a CDS encoding fumarate hydratase — its product is MAAIKQEDLIQSVANALQYISYYHPKDFITNLAKAYEREESPAAKDAMAQILINSRMCAEGHRPLCQDTGIVTVFLKVGMEVRWDAELTVEEMVNEGVRRAYLHPDNILRASILSDPAGARKNTRDNTPAVVNVQLVKGDEVEVIVAAKGGGSEAKSKFVMLNPSDSIVEWVLKTVPTMGAGWCPPGMLGIGIGGTAEKAMLLAKEALMEPIDIQDLMERGPQNRVEELRIELYRKINELGIGAQGLGGLTTVLDVKIRDYPTHAVNLPIALIPNCAATRHAHFVLDGSGPVALDPPSLEDWPELTYDTSTARRVNLDAVTRDEVATWKPGEVLLLNGKLLTGRDAAHKRITDMLNRGEALPVDFRNRFIYYVGPVDPVRDEVVGPAGPTTATRMDKFTRQMLESTGLIGMVGKAERGPAGIEAIRDNRAVYLMAVGGAAYLVSKAIKASRIVAFKDLGMEAIYEFEVADMPVTVAVDSKGTSVHQTGPKEWQARIQSRLGGVPILA
- a CDS encoding YpdA family putative bacillithiol disulfide reductase, which codes for MMDGNSHSPEIFDVLVIGAGPTGMACAIEAQRAGLRSVLVDKGCLCNSLFHYPSHMTFFTTPELLEIGDIPFPSVNQKPVRNEALEYYRKVADHYQLDIRQYQNVDSISGADGDFRVHVTDRFGRKFAHRARKLVVATGYYDLPNFLGISGEELPKVHHYYDDPHPYYNLDVLVIGGKNSAAIAALDLWRHGARVTLVHRGPRMHRHVKYWILPDIENRIRNHEITAYFESNVEGIREDSVILKTPEGLLTIKNDYVFAMTGYHPDFDFLTALGVDLEGEDRCPACDPKSLESNVAGIYLAGVIIAGERTNEIFIENGRFHGRQIASDLKEKLSTPVRA
- a CDS encoding sensor histidine kinase; protein product: MALFRPRTIRGQLIASLVLFELLVLAVFAVFLVREQQKELQQRVDRRLEYQGSQLAFHAGALLAENKTETLQTLVNSMLDFPSIGSVQITDLQGVTQVGTGPSTKGTLSLTSVERNYLRSLDKPTLFTLKDNVREIVAPVKVNGRLEALVWIYPNEDADRLQLHSLLRITLFSAVVAVLGCTLLATFMARTITKPLNVLMQATRQIVRDPEDTSSFPLQISSTNEAADLTMAFNMMVTSIEEQRAGLNDTLALLDSMLANAPIGFAFFDRKFRFVRVNQFFASMNQSSISRHLGRTVSDIFPESAASPIRHAIDSVFETGAPVQDLEVTGEFEDHPGRVRSWLVNIYPVRTSSNAVRWVGAVIVDTTQRRNSEDALRKTEKLVATGRLAASIAHEINNPLEAVTNLLYLIRLQDSLSVDTLRYVELAQHEVARVSEITQQTLRFYRQSTLPVTAKVSELMDSVLTLHQGRVNSLQVEVRRFYEPEVDLFCFAGEVRQLFANLIGNALDAMMPGPGQLVLSVRRSRSWRDSDIEGVRVSVMDTGCGMTDEVRGRIFEPFFTTKEATGTGLGLWVSAEIVRKHHGTVRIRSRASVDGQSNGDFRSGTVFMLFFPLVRGEEVPEESLQANSQSV